In one window of Acaryochloris thomasi RCC1774 DNA:
- the fabI gene encoding enoyl-ACP reductase FabI, with the protein MLNLTGKNALVTGIANNRSIAWGIAQQLQAAGANLGVTYLPDDKGRNEGKVKKLVEPLAPSLFLPCNVQDQAQVDTTFQTIKDQWGKIDILIHCLAFANRDDLTGDFSQTSLEGFNLALDVSAYSLIQLSAAAKPLMTEGGSIITLSYLGGVQVIPNYNVMGIAKAALEMNVKYLASELGSQNIRVNGISAGPIRTLASSAVGGILDMIHHVEEMAPLKRTVTQTEVGNTAAFLSSDLASGITGQIIYVDSGYCIMGM; encoded by the coding sequence ATGCTGAACTTGACCGGAAAGAATGCCCTCGTCACTGGGATTGCAAACAATCGCTCGATTGCTTGGGGCATTGCTCAGCAGCTCCAAGCAGCCGGGGCCAATTTAGGGGTCACCTATCTCCCCGACGACAAAGGTCGCAATGAAGGCAAGGTAAAGAAGCTGGTTGAACCACTTGCGCCTAGCCTGTTCCTGCCCTGCAACGTCCAGGATCAGGCCCAAGTTGACACCACGTTTCAAACGATTAAAGATCAGTGGGGCAAGATCGATATTTTGATCCACTGTCTGGCTTTTGCGAATCGAGATGACTTGACGGGTGATTTTAGTCAGACGAGCCTAGAGGGCTTCAACTTGGCTTTGGATGTCAGTGCCTACTCTCTGATCCAGCTTAGTGCTGCTGCAAAGCCTTTAATGACTGAGGGAGGCAGCATTATCACGCTAAGCTACCTCGGAGGGGTACAGGTGATTCCTAACTACAATGTGATGGGGATTGCGAAGGCGGCCCTAGAGATGAATGTGAAGTATTTAGCCTCTGAGCTTGGCTCTCAGAATATTCGCGTCAATGGTATCTCGGCTGGCCCCATTCGCACGCTGGCTTCATCGGCGGTGGGCGGTATTTTGGATATGATTCACCATGTTGAAGAGATGGCACCGCTCAAGCGCACCGTCACTCAAACAGAAGTCGGAAATACGGCTGCTTTTCTGAGCAGTGATTTGGCAAGCGGAATCACTGGCCAAATTATTTATGTGGATTCTGGCTACTGCATTATGGGTATGTAG
- the ntcA gene encoding global nitrogen regulator NtcA, whose translation MTQVSPLAAVFRQMSNGQFPPVAETFERGKTIFFPGDPAERVYFLIRGAVKLSRVYEAGEEITVALLRENSVFGVLSLLTQQRSDRFYHAVAFTQTELLSVPTEQVEKAMKEDSELPMVLMRGLSSRILQTEMMIETLAHRDMASRLVSFLLILCKDFGVQSGPGITIDLKLSHQAIAEAIGSTRVTVTRLLGELRDQEKISIHKKKITVHNPMQLGQEFA comes from the coding sequence ATGACTCAAGTTAGTCCTCTAGCAGCCGTTTTTCGTCAGATGAGCAACGGTCAGTTTCCGCCAGTGGCTGAGACGTTTGAGCGTGGCAAGACCATTTTCTTCCCCGGCGATCCTGCAGAGCGGGTCTATTTCTTGATTCGAGGCGCCGTTAAGTTATCCCGAGTTTACGAAGCGGGGGAAGAGATTACGGTGGCGCTCCTGCGAGAAAACAGCGTGTTCGGTGTTCTGTCACTGTTGACTCAGCAACGGTCTGATCGCTTCTATCATGCGGTGGCTTTTACGCAAACAGAGCTGTTGTCGGTGCCGACTGAACAGGTTGAAAAAGCCATGAAAGAAGATTCTGAGCTGCCGATGGTGCTGATGCGGGGTTTGTCTTCTCGGATCTTGCAAACAGAAATGATGATTGAAACGCTAGCCCATCGGGATATGGCGTCAAGGCTAGTCAGCTTTTTGCTGATTCTATGCAAGGATTTTGGGGTTCAAAGCGGTCCAGGTATTACCATTGACCTCAAGCTGTCTCACCAAGCGATTGCGGAAGCGATTGGTTCAACGAGGGTCACGGTCACCCGCCTGCTAGGCGAGCTGAGGGATCAAGAAAAAATTTCGATCCACAAGAAAAAGATCACGGTTCATAACCCAATGCAGTTGGGACAAGAGTTTGCCTAA
- a CDS encoding transposase, whose product MRKSYPSDLTLEQGELLESLLPVAKRRDRPGTDLLLLNAIFYILCEGRTWRGLPGDFLA is encoded by the coding sequence ATGCGTAAATCATATCCGAGCGACCTCACTCTAGAACAAGGAGAACTCTTAGAGTCTCTTTTGCCTGTAGCCAAACGCAGAGATCGCCCTGGAACAGACCTGCTGCTCCTCAATGCTATTTTCTACATCCTGTGTGAAGGCCGCACTTGGCGAGGACTGCCCGGTGACTTTCTCGCGTAG
- a CDS encoding glycosyltransferase family 61 protein, which yields MKILLRPFRYPVVRIFLKISRVEDLCSQNLVEQFLARILITAAKSYELVKITSLEKIYGEDLVKISAVPCETMATPEAPQLPLLPKYRRFQAETYTTPSSYTTTLEGVIYCPEYNLLLTEDREIISESVLSGWMNAHLKRGVTWEALHQENLEVISGYSSIIRGSPDSYSHAVIDNISRAFLLGHPEYSCIEEIKLLCPYPYPLQDLENYFLERLLPKNVSMYPVISGKLYYIEKLIFPSYLTEEGTHLLPSFCLDEIRSRFMPDRPRRKNKRILISRIKAAETLSKRHILNEQALYKELRGLGYQRYVLEDMTIADKIELFYDAESVIGAEGAGLTHCIFSEAINLLALTPRTAITPYFYFISKSLGHNFHYLLGEKNVHYTNFHVNVSQVMEVVSAF from the coding sequence ATGAAAATTCTCCTAAGACCCTTTAGATACCCTGTGGTTAGGATATTTCTAAAAATATCTAGGGTAGAAGATTTATGTAGCCAAAACTTAGTAGAGCAATTCCTCGCTCGCATATTAATCACTGCCGCTAAGAGCTATGAGCTAGTCAAAATAACCTCGCTTGAAAAAATTTACGGAGAGGATCTTGTCAAAATCAGTGCAGTGCCTTGTGAAACAATGGCAACACCGGAAGCCCCACAACTTCCTCTATTACCCAAGTATCGGCGATTTCAAGCAGAGACCTACACAACGCCCTCAAGCTATACAACAACATTGGAAGGGGTTATTTACTGTCCTGAATATAATCTTCTGTTAACAGAAGACAGAGAAATAATATCTGAATCGGTTCTCTCGGGTTGGATGAATGCGCATCTGAAGCGCGGGGTTACGTGGGAGGCACTTCATCAAGAGAACCTAGAAGTTATCAGCGGCTACAGCAGCATTATTCGAGGGTCTCCCGATTCATATTCACACGCCGTTATTGATAATATTTCTCGGGCGTTCTTGCTTGGCCACCCAGAATACTCCTGCATCGAAGAGATCAAGCTTTTATGCCCCTATCCATATCCTTTACAAGATCTAGAAAATTATTTTCTTGAAAGACTCTTGCCAAAGAACGTGAGCATGTATCCCGTTATTTCTGGAAAGCTCTACTACATTGAAAAGCTTATCTTCCCTTCTTATCTAACCGAAGAAGGTACGCATCTTTTACCTTCCTTCTGTCTAGATGAAATTCGCTCTAGATTTATGCCAGATCGACCTCGGCGTAAAAACAAGCGGATATTGATTTCTCGAATCAAAGCTGCTGAGACGCTATCCAAACGTCACATTCTCAATGAGCAAGCGCTGTATAAAGAACTAAGGGGACTGGGTTATCAGAGATATGTATTAGAAGATATGACGATTGCAGATAAGATCGAGCTATTCTACGATGCAGAATCTGTGATTGGAGCGGAGGGGGCTGGACTTACGCACTGTATCTTCTCGGAGGCCATCAACCTCTTAGCTCTAACGCCACGGACTGCAATAACGCCCTATTTCTATTTCATCAGTAAATCTCTAGGCCATAATTTTCACTATCTTTTGGGTGAAAAAAACGTGCATTACACAAATTTTCATGTCAACGTCTCACAGGTCATGGAAGTCGTCAGCGCTTTTTAA
- the rpiA gene encoding ribose-5-phosphate isomerase RpiA has product MSDAMDPVKLMKQQVGKAAADRVKSGSIVGLGTGSTTAFAIQFLGDRIKSGELTDIKGVPTSFQASVLAKQYGIPLTTLDEVERIHIGIDGADEVDPAKNLIKGGGAAHTREKVVDSLAEEFIVVVDQSKIVDALGSTFPVPVEVLPMAIAPVMRALEKLGGKTDLRMGVNKDGPVITDQGNMVIDTKFESIANPPELEAILNNIPGVLENGIFVNVTDLVLIGEIKDGQPIVREM; this is encoded by the coding sequence ATGAGTGACGCAATGGATCCGGTCAAGTTAATGAAGCAGCAGGTGGGTAAAGCCGCCGCTGACCGGGTTAAATCAGGCTCCATTGTGGGTTTAGGCACTGGATCGACGACAGCCTTTGCCATTCAGTTCTTAGGCGATCGCATCAAGTCCGGTGAGCTAACCGACATTAAAGGCGTTCCTACTTCGTTTCAAGCCTCTGTATTAGCCAAGCAGTACGGCATTCCCCTCACAACGCTAGATGAAGTTGAGCGTATCCATATCGGCATTGACGGCGCAGATGAAGTCGATCCTGCCAAGAATCTGATTAAGGGCGGTGGTGCAGCTCATACCCGCGAAAAAGTTGTAGATTCCTTAGCCGAAGAGTTTATTGTTGTCGTCGATCAGTCCAAGATTGTCGATGCCTTGGGTTCCACCTTTCCGGTCCCTGTAGAAGTTTTGCCGATGGCGATTGCCCCTGTCATGCGAGCCTTAGAGAAGTTGGGCGGTAAGACCGATTTGCGAATGGGTGTCAATAAAGATGGTCCAGTGATCACTGATCAGGGCAATATGGTGATTGATACGAAATTTGAATCCATCGCCAATCCACCGGAGCTAGAAGCGATCCTCAACAATATTCCTGGTGTGCTCGAAAACGGAATTTTTGTAAATGTGACCGATTTAGTTTTGATCGGTGAGATCAAAGATGGTCAGCCCATTGTGAGAGAGATGTAG
- a CDS encoding ABC transporter permease, whose protein sequence is MSRSHALQAYIITRLMLAPLMVWVISTVVFLLLRATPGDTVDVILGPRAPESQKALVREQLGLAKPLLEQYFDYLKHLLSFDLGTSLTSRGQPVWDIIQDFFPATAELAICSMVFALLIGVGAGVLSASRPGTALDAGGRLFGIITYALPLFWAGMLLKLLFAVKLGWFPNGTRFPIRMLPPEGPTGLYLIDSLLSGNFEAFGATLYYLALPSFTLGLVLSGIFERIVRVNLKQTLRADYVEAAKARGIPERRVLLSHALRNALIPVVTILGLTTASMLGGAVLTEVTFSWPGLGNRLYAAIGDRDYPTVQGVIVFFALIVVLTSIAIDIVNAYIDPRIRY, encoded by the coding sequence ATGTCTCGCTCCCATGCGCTCCAGGCCTACATCATCACCCGCCTCATGCTGGCTCCCCTTATGGTCTGGGTGATTAGCACCGTGGTGTTTTTACTGCTGAGAGCGACCCCCGGAGACACCGTAGACGTAATCTTGGGGCCGCGCGCACCAGAATCACAAAAGGCTCTCGTCCGGGAGCAGCTCGGGCTAGCAAAGCCACTGCTCGAGCAATACTTTGACTACCTCAAGCACCTGCTGAGCTTCGATCTGGGTACTTCTCTCACCAGCAGAGGTCAGCCGGTTTGGGATATTATTCAAGATTTTTTCCCCGCCACCGCTGAACTCGCGATCTGCAGCATGGTGTTTGCCCTCTTGATTGGCGTTGGAGCAGGTGTGCTCTCGGCCTCTCGTCCGGGCACTGCTCTAGATGCAGGAGGACGTTTGTTTGGCATCATCACTTACGCACTACCGCTTTTTTGGGCTGGCATGTTGCTGAAGCTGCTCTTTGCCGTCAAACTGGGCTGGTTTCCCAACGGGACTCGTTTCCCGATTCGAATGCTTCCCCCCGAGGGTCCGACCGGTCTATATCTCATTGACAGTCTCCTGAGCGGTAATTTCGAGGCATTTGGTGCCACGCTCTACTATTTAGCGCTGCCTAGCTTCACGTTAGGGCTGGTGCTGAGCGGTATCTTTGAGCGTATTGTTCGGGTCAATCTCAAGCAAACACTGAGGGCCGATTATGTTGAAGCGGCCAAAGCCAGGGGCATCCCTGAACGGCGGGTACTTTTGAGTCACGCGCTACGTAATGCCTTGATTCCCGTTGTGACCATTTTGGGGCTAACAACGGCCTCAATGTTAGGGGGTGCTGTGCTCACAGAGGTAACGTTCTCTTGGCCAGGGCTCGGCAATCGTCTTTATGCAGCGATTGGCGATCGCGACTACCCCACGGTGCAGGGCGTCATTGTCTTTTTTGCACTAATTGTTGTGCTTACCAGTATTGCGATCGATATTGTGAACGCCTACATTGATCCCCGCATTCGGTATTGA
- a CDS encoding ABC transporter substrate-binding protein translates to MAKLPRWLRRLQSRSVWSTAFQRPLLIALFGLCMVVTVGCRQWFSSAPTPSPTPTPSTSPPAITSTLTLGTTAKIRTLDPADAYKVFTGNLLYNLGDRLYTYKEGELVPQLATAMPEVSEDGLEYQIDLRQDVVFHDGTPFDAKAMAFSLQRFIDNGGQPSFLLSDTVEKVDEIASHKLKIRLKKPFVAFPALLAFSGLTPVSPQAYTDQVETFRRSTFVGTGPYRLTSDTLDNLKLTPFDQYWGDPPENKSVTVKRYNNAASLYNAFRSGLVDIAYQSLNPDQIGVLVSTAEQTGDWQTITGPGSNITYLSLNLRDPPLNKIEVRQAIALVIDRQSLQNRISRDQVEPLYSLIPSIYPESKSVFRTAADINPAAQAKERLRAGGYSKSKSIKLTLGYRSNVPSDAPAAQAIKSSIERQLDGLVTVDLESMDSAQAYISQNQGRYNLFMLDYTGDFYDPDTYIQPFLACSKGSEEEGCQTGATVVQGSFYYRERMNQLIDQERQSQDPQERQKIFAEIQDIVAEDVPYIPLWQRREYAFAQDNVKGIRLEPTQHLPFWPLKKS, encoded by the coding sequence TTGGCAAAACTCCCTCGATGGTTACGCAGACTACAGAGTCGCAGCGTCTGGAGCACAGCTTTCCAGCGACCGCTACTTATCGCTTTATTCGGTCTTTGCATGGTCGTGACGGTCGGTTGTCGCCAATGGTTTAGTTCTGCGCCAACGCCCAGCCCGACGCCGACTCCAAGCACTAGTCCGCCCGCGATCACTAGTACGCTGACGCTGGGAACCACAGCCAAAATTCGCACGCTGGACCCGGCAGATGCCTACAAAGTGTTCACGGGCAATTTGCTCTACAACCTCGGGGATCGCCTCTATACCTACAAAGAGGGCGAACTTGTGCCGCAGCTCGCAACGGCAATGCCTGAGGTTAGCGAGGATGGTTTGGAGTATCAAATCGATCTGCGTCAAGATGTTGTGTTCCATGACGGGACGCCTTTTGATGCCAAGGCGATGGCTTTTTCACTGCAGCGGTTTATTGATAACGGCGGGCAGCCCTCCTTTCTGCTGTCAGATACGGTAGAGAAAGTAGATGAGATCGCATCTCATAAGCTCAAGATTCGTTTAAAGAAGCCCTTTGTCGCCTTCCCAGCCCTACTTGCATTTTCGGGACTGACTCCCGTTTCTCCCCAGGCCTATACAGATCAGGTCGAAACCTTTCGGCGATCAACATTTGTAGGCACAGGCCCCTATCGCCTGACCAGCGATACCCTAGACAACCTCAAGCTCACCCCCTTTGACCAGTATTGGGGCGACCCCCCTGAGAACAAAAGCGTCACCGTCAAACGCTACAACAACGCAGCCAGCCTCTACAATGCCTTCCGTTCCGGCCTAGTGGATATTGCCTATCAATCCCTCAACCCCGATCAAATCGGGGTATTGGTGAGTACTGCAGAGCAAACGGGTGACTGGCAAACGATTACCGGTCCTGGCAGCAACATCACTTACTTGAGCCTCAACCTCCGAGATCCGCCGCTGAACAAAATAGAAGTACGGCAGGCCATCGCTCTCGTCATTGACCGGCAAAGTCTGCAAAATCGAATCTCTCGAGATCAGGTAGAGCCACTGTACAGCCTCATCCCCAGTATTTATCCAGAGTCAAAGTCTGTTTTTCGGACTGCCGCCGATATTAACCCAGCAGCTCAGGCAAAGGAGCGGCTCAGAGCAGGAGGCTATTCCAAAAGCAAGTCCATCAAGCTGACCCTTGGCTATCGCAGTAACGTCCCGAGCGATGCTCCAGCCGCTCAAGCCATCAAATCATCAATAGAGCGACAGCTTGATGGCTTGGTCACCGTAGATCTTGAGAGCATGGACTCTGCACAGGCTTACATCAGTCAAAATCAAGGGCGTTACAACCTGTTTATGCTCGACTACACCGGAGACTTTTATGATCCTGACACCTATATCCAGCCCTTCTTAGCCTGCAGCAAAGGATCAGAAGAAGAGGGCTGTCAGACCGGAGCGACGGTTGTGCAAGGGTCGTTTTACTATCGAGAACGCATGAACCAACTCATCGATCAAGAGCGCCAGTCTCAAGATCCACAGGAGCGACAAAAGATTTTTGCAGAAATTCAAGACATCGTGGCGGAAGATGTCCCCTATATTCCGCTCTGGCAGCGGCGTGAGTACGCATTTGCCCAGGATAATGTTAAAGGCATTCGATTGGAGCCGACCCAACATCTCCCCTTCTGGCCCCTCAAAAAATCCTAA
- the cobA gene encoding uroporphyrinogen-III C-methyltransferase: MSKQQGKVDIVGAGPGGLAYLTLAGKSLIVQAEVLIYDALIHSEILTLATEDCVRLSVGKRGGQPSTPQDQINQLLVEQCQQGKRVVRLKCGDPFIFGRTAAELQMLKRHGCAAQVWPGLSSVFTAPLLAGIPLTDARLSGSFVVISGHAPDLINWSAVAHIETLVILMGTQTLSTIIEQLLRQGQDPARPIAIIRRGGWPQQQVWVGTLATIEPQIQGEVLSPAVIVVGEVVTLRSSLEVAAPSHLQSAEDFKRVSPANDVLLSRSLSMTDANRPLAGKTVLVTRSASQAKGFCDRISTAGATVLEMPAIEIVPPSDWSELDDAIATLEKFHWLILTSANGVNYFLDRLIENGKDLRSLSHLKIAVVGRKTATTLKERGLQADFIPPSFVADSLVEHFPQQDLRDLPMLFPRVETGGRDVLVAQFKAQGADITEAPAYQSQCTRSISPSVLEALQTRSVDVITFASSKTVQCFCQLLQHTATAAGQNWLQWIQQAQIASIGPQTSATCEQLLGRVDVEASEYTLEGLIQSILDHCIKPEANILNKE; this comes from the coding sequence ATGAGTAAGCAGCAGGGCAAGGTAGATATTGTTGGTGCTGGACCTGGGGGTCTAGCCTATCTAACCTTGGCTGGGAAAAGCCTGATTGTTCAGGCCGAGGTTCTTATTTATGATGCCCTGATCCATTCCGAAATATTAACTTTGGCGACAGAAGACTGTGTGCGTTTGTCAGTCGGCAAACGGGGAGGGCAGCCGAGCACGCCACAGGACCAGATTAACCAGCTTCTGGTCGAGCAGTGTCAGCAAGGTAAACGGGTGGTGCGCTTAAAGTGCGGCGATCCTTTCATTTTTGGACGAACAGCGGCTGAGTTGCAGATGTTGAAAAGACATGGCTGTGCGGCCCAGGTGTGGCCGGGACTCTCTTCTGTGTTTACGGCTCCTTTGCTGGCGGGCATTCCGCTTACAGATGCGCGATTGAGCGGAAGTTTTGTCGTCATCAGTGGTCACGCGCCTGATCTCATCAACTGGTCGGCAGTGGCGCACATAGAGACTCTGGTGATTTTGATGGGCACCCAGACTTTATCGACAATCATTGAGCAGCTTTTGCGGCAGGGGCAAGATCCAGCCCGCCCCATCGCAATTATTCGTCGGGGTGGATGGCCGCAGCAGCAGGTTTGGGTGGGAACACTGGCAACAATTGAGCCGCAAATCCAAGGTGAAGTGCTGTCTCCGGCGGTTATTGTTGTGGGTGAGGTGGTCACTCTACGATCATCCTTGGAGGTTGCGGCTCCCAGCCATCTTCAATCTGCCGAGGATTTCAAGCGGGTGTCGCCAGCCAATGATGTCCTGCTGTCACGTTCTCTATCCATGACTGATGCCAATCGACCGCTTGCGGGTAAAACAGTCCTTGTGACGCGCTCGGCGTCTCAGGCGAAAGGGTTTTGCGATCGCATCTCTACTGCCGGAGCCACGGTCCTAGAGATGCCCGCTATCGAGATTGTTCCGCCTTCTGACTGGAGTGAATTGGATGATGCGATCGCAACCCTAGAAAAATTCCACTGGTTGATTCTCACCTCTGCCAACGGCGTCAACTACTTCTTAGATCGGCTAATCGAGAATGGGAAAGACTTGCGATCGCTCAGTCACCTCAAAATTGCTGTTGTGGGTCGCAAAACCGCCACCACCCTCAAAGAGAGAGGACTGCAGGCTGACTTTATCCCTCCCAGCTTTGTGGCCGACTCCCTAGTCGAACATTTCCCGCAGCAAGATCTTCGCGATCTACCCATGCTGTTCCCAAGGGTTGAAACCGGAGGGCGTGACGTATTGGTTGCTCAGTTCAAAGCTCAGGGGGCAGACATCACCGAAGCCCCTGCCTATCAATCACAGTGTACCCGCAGCATCAGCCCCTCAGTGCTAGAAGCGCTGCAGACGCGGTCTGTTGACGTGATTACCTTTGCCAGCTCTAAGACCGTTCAGTGCTTCTGTCAGCTTTTGCAGCATACCGCCACGGCTGCAGGACAAAACTGGCTGCAGTGGATTCAACAGGCTCAGATTGCCTCCATCGGTCCCCAAACCTCTGCCACCTGTGAACAGCTTCTGGGACGGGTCGATGTAGAAGCGTCAGAATATACGCTAGAAGGTCTAATACAAAGCATCTTGGATCACTGCATCAAGCCTGAAGCCAACATCTTGAATAAAGAATAG